One Equus quagga isolate Etosha38 chromosome 5, UCLA_HA_Equagga_1.0, whole genome shotgun sequence genomic window carries:
- the ZNF513 gene encoding zinc finger protein 513 isoform X2, with product MGFERDSEGDSLGARPGLPYGLSDDESGGGRALSAESEVEEPARGPGEARGERPGPACRLWGGPTCEGPCCRAGGPGGGPPLPPLPPRLLYSCRLCAFVSHYSSHLKRHMKIHSGEKPFRCGRCPYASAQLVNLTRHTRTHTGEKPYRCPHCPFACSSLGNLRRHQRTHARPPTLPCPTCGFHCCAPRPTRPPSPTEQEGAVTRRPEDALLLPDLSLHVPPGGASFLPDCGQLRGEGEGLCGTGSEPLPELLFPWTCRNCGQELEEGEGSRLGAAMCGRCMRGEAGGDASGGPQGPSDKGFACSLCPFATHYPNHLARHMKTHSGEKPFRCARCPYASAHLDNLKRHQRVHTGEKPYKCPLCPYACGNLANLKRHGRIHSGDKPFRCSLCNYSCNQSMNLKRHMLRHTGEKPFHCATCAYTTGHWDNYKRHQKVHGHGGAGGSGLSASEGWASPHSPPSVLSSRGPSALGATGSRALHTDSP from the exons ATGGGCTTTGAGAGAGACTCTGAAG GAGACTCTCTGGGAGCCAGACCTGGGCTTCCCTATGGGCTGAGCGACGATGAGTCTGGGGGCGGCCGGGCATTAAGTGCCGAGAGTGAAGTTGAGGAGCCAGCCAGGGGTCCAGGGGAGGCCAGGGGTGAGAGGCCAGGCCCAGCCTGCAGGCTGTGGGGAGGGCCAACATGTGAGGGGCCGTGTTGTAGGGCAGGAGGGCCGGGTGGGGGACCCCCGCTGCCCCCGCTGCCCCCACGGCTACTATACTCATGCCGCCTCTGCGCCTTCGTGTCCCACTACTCGAGCCACCTGAAGCGGCACATGAAGATACACAGCGGGGAGAAGCCGTTCCGCTGTGGCCGCTGCCCCTACGCCTCAGCCCAGCTCGTCAACCTGACACGACATACCCGCACCCACACTGGCGAGAAGCCCTATCGCTGTCCCCACTGCCCCTTTGCCTGCAGCAGCCTGGGCAACCTGAGGCGGCATCAGCGCACCCATGCAAGGCCCCCCACTCTTCCCTGCCCGACCTGTGGCTTCCACTGCTGTGCTCCACGTCCAACCCGGCCTCCTAGTCCCACAGAGCAGGAGGGGGCAGTGACCCGGCGACCTGAAG ATGCTCTGCTGCTTCCAGATTTGAGCCTGCATGTGCCACCAGGTGGTGCCAGTTTCCTGCCAGACTGTGGGCAGCTGCGGGGTGAAGGGGAGGGCCTATGTGGGACTGGATCAGAACCACTGCCAGAGCTGCTGTTCCCTTGGACCTGCCGGAACTGTGGTCaagagctggaggagggggaggggagtcgGCTGGGAGCTGCCATGTGTGGGCGTTGCATGCGAGGAGAAGCTGGAGGGGATGCCAGTGGAGGGCCCCAGGGCCCCAGTGACAAAGGCTTTGCCTGTAGCCTCTGCCCGTTTGCTACTCATTATCCCAACCACCTGGCCCGGCACATGAAGACACACAGTGGCGAGAAGCCCTTTCGCTGTGCCCGCTGTCCCTATGCTTCTGCTCATCTGGATAATCTGAAACGGCACCAGCGCgtccacacaggagagaagccctacAAGTGCCCCCTCTGCCCCTATGCCTGTGGCAACCTGGCCAACCTCAAGCGTCACGGTCGCATCCACTCTGGGGACAAACCTTTTCGGTGTAGCCTTTGCAACTACAGCTGCAACCAGAGCATGAACCTCAAACGCCACATGCTGCGTCATACAGGCGAGAAGCCCTTCCACTGTGCCACCTGCGCCTACACCACGGGCCACTGGGACAACTACAAACGCCACCAGAAGGTGCATGGGCATGGTGGGGCAGGAGGGTCTGGCCTCTCTGCCTCTGAGGGCTGGGCCTCACCTCATAGCCCTCCCTCCGTTTTGAGCTCTCGGGGTCCTTCAGCCCTGGGTGCCACTGGTAGCCGGGCTCTCCATACAGACTCACCCTGA
- the SNX17 gene encoding sorting nexin-17: MHFSIPETESRSGDSGGSAYVAYNIHVNGVLHCRVRYSQLLGLHEQLRKEYGANVLPAFPPKKLFSLTPAEVEQRREQLEKYMQAVRQDPLLGSSETFNSFLRRAQQETQQVPTEEVSLEVLLSNGQKVLVSVLTSDQTEDVLEAVAAKLDLPDDLIGYFSLFLVREKEDGAFSFVRKLQEFELPYVSVTSLRSQEYKIVLRKSYWDSAYDDDVMENRVGLNLLYAQTVSDIERGWILVTKEQHRQLKSLQEKVSKKEFLRLAQTLRHYGYLRFDACVADFPEKDCPVVVSAGNSELSLQLRLPGQQLREGSFRVTRMRCWRVTSSVPLPGGGTSSPGRGRGEVRLELAFEYLMSKDRLQWVTITSPQAIMMSICLQSMVDELMVKKSGGSIRKMLRRRVGGTLRHSDSQQAVKSPPLLESPDASRESIVKLSSKLSAVSLRGIGSPSTDASASDVHGNFAFEGIGDEDL; encoded by the exons ATGCACTTTTCCATTCCTGAAACCGAATCCCGCAGCGGGGACAGCGGCGGCTCCGCCTACGTG GCCTATAACATTCACGTAAATGGAGTCCTGCACTGTCGGGTGCGCTACAGCCAGCTCCTGGGGCTGCATGAGCAG CTTCGGAAGGAGTATGGGGCCAATGTGCTTCCTGCATTTCCACCAAAGAAGCTTTTCTCTCTGACACCTGCTGAGGTagaacagaggagagagcagTTAGAGAAATACATGCAAGCTG TTCGGCAAGACCCATTGCTTGGGAGCAGTGAGACCTTCAATAGTTTCCTGCGTCGGGCACAACAG GAGACACAGCAAGTCCCCACAGAGGAGGTCTCCTTGGAAGTGCTGCTCAGCAACGGGCAGAAAGTGCTGGTCAGTGTGCTAACTTCAGATCAGACTGAGGATGTCCTGGAG GCTGTGGCCGCAAAGCTGGATCTTCCAGATGACTTGATCGGATATTTTAGTCTCTTTCTAGTTCGAGAAAAAGAGGATGGAGCCTTTTCTT TTGTACGAAAGTTGCAAGAGTTTGAGCTGCCTTATGTGTCTGTGACCAGTCTTCGAAGTCAAGAGTATAAGATTGTGCTAAGGAAAAG TTATTGGGACTCTGCCTATGATGATGACGTCATGGAGAACCGGGTTGGCCTGAACCTGCTTTATGCTCAG ACAGTATCAGACATTGAGCGTGGATGGATCCTGGTCACCAAGGAGCAGCACCGGCAGCTCAAATCTCTGCAAGAGAAGGTCTCTAAGAAGGAG TTCCTGCGGCTGGCCCAGACACTGCGGCACTATGGCTACTTGCGCTTCGACGCCTGTGTGGCTGACTTCCCAGAGAAGGACTGTCCCGTGGTGGTGAGCGCAGGCAACAGTGAACTCAGCCTCCAGCTCCGCCTTCCTGGCCAGCAACTCCGTGAAGGTTCCTTCCGGGTCACCCGCATGCGGTGCTGGCgggtcacctcctct gtgCCACTGCCCGGTGGAGGCACAAGCAGCCCAGGCCGGGGCCGGGGTGAGGTACGCCTGGAACTGGCTTTCGAATACCTCATGAGCAAGGATCGGCTACAGTGGGTCACCATCACCAGCCCCCAG GCTATCATGATGAGCATCTGCCTGCAGTCCATGGTAGATGAACTGATGGTGAAGAAATCTGGCGGCAGTATCAGGAAG ATGCTGCGCCGGCGGGTGGGGGGCACCCTGAGACACTCAGACAGCCAGCAAGCAGTGAAGTCCCCTCCACTGCTT GAGTCACCTGATGCCAGCCGGGAGTCCATAGTCAAACTCTCA AGCAAGCTGAGTGCCGTGAGCTTGCGAGGGATTGGCAGTCCCAGCACAGATGCCAGTGCCAGTGATGTCCACGGCAATTTCGCCTTCGAGGGCATTGGAGATGAGGATCTGTGA
- the ZNF513 gene encoding zinc finger protein 513 isoform X1, with the protein MPRRKQSHPQPVKCEGVKVDTEDSLDEGPGSLVLESDLLLGQDLEFEEEEEEGDGNSDQLMGFERDSEGDSLGARPGLPYGLSDDESGGGRALSAESEVEEPARGPGEARGERPGPACRLWGGPTCEGPCCRAGGPGGGPPLPPLPPRLLYSCRLCAFVSHYSSHLKRHMKIHSGEKPFRCGRCPYASAQLVNLTRHTRTHTGEKPYRCPHCPFACSSLGNLRRHQRTHARPPTLPCPTCGFHCCAPRPTRPPSPTEQEGAVTRRPEDALLLPDLSLHVPPGGASFLPDCGQLRGEGEGLCGTGSEPLPELLFPWTCRNCGQELEEGEGSRLGAAMCGRCMRGEAGGDASGGPQGPSDKGFACSLCPFATHYPNHLARHMKTHSGEKPFRCARCPYASAHLDNLKRHQRVHTGEKPYKCPLCPYACGNLANLKRHGRIHSGDKPFRCSLCNYSCNQSMNLKRHMLRHTGEKPFHCATCAYTTGHWDNYKRHQKVHGHGGAGGSGLSASEGWASPHSPPSVLSSRGPSALGATGSRALHTDSP; encoded by the exons ATGCCCCGAAGGAAGCAAAGCCACCCGCAGCCCGTGAAATGCGAGGGGGTCAAAG TGGATACCGAAGACTCCCTCGACGAAGGACCCGGGTCCCTGGTATTGGAGAGTGATTTGCTACTAGGCCAGGATCTGGAgtttgaggaggaagaggaggaaggtgaCGGCAACAGCGACCAGCTCATGGGCTTTGAGAGAGACTCTGAAG GAGACTCTCTGGGAGCCAGACCTGGGCTTCCCTATGGGCTGAGCGACGATGAGTCTGGGGGCGGCCGGGCATTAAGTGCCGAGAGTGAAGTTGAGGAGCCAGCCAGGGGTCCAGGGGAGGCCAGGGGTGAGAGGCCAGGCCCAGCCTGCAGGCTGTGGGGAGGGCCAACATGTGAGGGGCCGTGTTGTAGGGCAGGAGGGCCGGGTGGGGGACCCCCGCTGCCCCCGCTGCCCCCACGGCTACTATACTCATGCCGCCTCTGCGCCTTCGTGTCCCACTACTCGAGCCACCTGAAGCGGCACATGAAGATACACAGCGGGGAGAAGCCGTTCCGCTGTGGCCGCTGCCCCTACGCCTCAGCCCAGCTCGTCAACCTGACACGACATACCCGCACCCACACTGGCGAGAAGCCCTATCGCTGTCCCCACTGCCCCTTTGCCTGCAGCAGCCTGGGCAACCTGAGGCGGCATCAGCGCACCCATGCAAGGCCCCCCACTCTTCCCTGCCCGACCTGTGGCTTCCACTGCTGTGCTCCACGTCCAACCCGGCCTCCTAGTCCCACAGAGCAGGAGGGGGCAGTGACCCGGCGACCTGAAG ATGCTCTGCTGCTTCCAGATTTGAGCCTGCATGTGCCACCAGGTGGTGCCAGTTTCCTGCCAGACTGTGGGCAGCTGCGGGGTGAAGGGGAGGGCCTATGTGGGACTGGATCAGAACCACTGCCAGAGCTGCTGTTCCCTTGGACCTGCCGGAACTGTGGTCaagagctggaggagggggaggggagtcgGCTGGGAGCTGCCATGTGTGGGCGTTGCATGCGAGGAGAAGCTGGAGGGGATGCCAGTGGAGGGCCCCAGGGCCCCAGTGACAAAGGCTTTGCCTGTAGCCTCTGCCCGTTTGCTACTCATTATCCCAACCACCTGGCCCGGCACATGAAGACACACAGTGGCGAGAAGCCCTTTCGCTGTGCCCGCTGTCCCTATGCTTCTGCTCATCTGGATAATCTGAAACGGCACCAGCGCgtccacacaggagagaagccctacAAGTGCCCCCTCTGCCCCTATGCCTGTGGCAACCTGGCCAACCTCAAGCGTCACGGTCGCATCCACTCTGGGGACAAACCTTTTCGGTGTAGCCTTTGCAACTACAGCTGCAACCAGAGCATGAACCTCAAACGCCACATGCTGCGTCATACAGGCGAGAAGCCCTTCCACTGTGCCACCTGCGCCTACACCACGGGCCACTGGGACAACTACAAACGCCACCAGAAGGTGCATGGGCATGGTGGGGCAGGAGGGTCTGGCCTCTCTGCCTCTGAGGGCTGGGCCTCACCTCATAGCCCTCCCTCCGTTTTGAGCTCTCGGGGTCCTTCAGCCCTGGGTGCCACTGGTAGCCGGGCTCTCCATACAGACTCACCCTGA
- the PPM1G gene encoding protein phosphatase 1G, translating to MGAYLSQPNTVKCSGDGVGASRLPLPYGFSAMQGWRVSMEDAHNCIPELDSETAMFSVYDGHGGEEVALYCAKYLPDIIKDQKAYKEGKLQKALEDAFLAIDAKLTTEEVIKELAQIAGRPTEDEDEKEKVADEDDVDNEEAALLHEEATMTIEELLTRYGQNCHKGAPHSKSGAGTGEEPGSQGLNGEAGPEDPSRETSSEENGPTAKTHTGLSSNSERGTEAGQGGEPGTPTGEAGPSCSSASEKLPRVAKSKFFEDSEDESDEAEEEEEDSEECSEEEDGYSSEEAENEEDEDDTEEAEEDEEEEEEMMVPGMEGKEEPGSDSGTTAVVALIRGKQLIVANAGDSRCVVSEAGKALDMSYDHKPEDEVELARIKNAGGKVTMDGRVNGGLNLSRAIGDHFYKRNKNLPPEEQMISALPDIKVLTLTDDHEFMVIACDGIWNVMSSQEVIDFIQSKISQRDENGELRLLSSIVEELLDQCLAPDTSGDGTGCDNMTCIIICFKPRNTAELQPESGKRKLEGVLSTEEAEENGNSDNKKKAKRD from the exons ATGGGTGCCTACCTCTCTCAGCCCAACACGGTGAAGTGCTCCGGGGACGGGGTCGGCGCCTCGCGCCTGCCGCTGCCCTACGGCTTCTCCGCCATGCAAGGCTGGCGCGTCTCCATGGAG GATGCTCACAACTGTATTCCTGAGCTGGACAGTGAGACAGCCATGTTTTCCGTCTACGATGGACATGGAG GGGAAGAAGTTGCCTTGTACTGTGCCAAATATCTTCCCGATATCATCAAAGATCAGAAGGCCTACAAAGAAGGCAAGCTACAGAAG gctttggaagatgcCTTCTTGGCTATTGATGCCAAACTGACCACTGAGGAAGTCATTAAGGAGCTGGCACAGATTGCAGGGCGACCCACTGAGGatgaggatgaaaaagaaaaagtagctgatgaagatgatg TGGACAATGAGGAGGCTGCACTGCTGCATGAAGAGGCTACCATGACTATTGAAGAGCTGCTGACACGCTATGGGCAGAACTGTCACAAGGGTGCTCCCCACAGCAAATCTGGAGCTGGGACAGGCGAGGAACCAGGGTCCCAGGGCCTCAATGGGGAGGCAGGACCTGAGGACCCATCTAGGGAAACTTCTTCAGAGGAAAATGGCCCCACAGCTAAGACCCACACAGGCCTTTCCTCCAACTCGGAACGTGGGACTGAGGCAGGCCAAGGTGGTGAGCCTGGCACTCCCACTGGTGAGGCTGGGCCTTCCTGCTCTTCAGCCTCCGAGAAACTGCCTCGAGTTGCTAAGTCCAAGTTCTTTGAGGACAGTGAGGATGAGTCAGATGAggcggaggaggaagaggaagacagcGAG GAATGCAGTGAGGAAGAGGATGGCTACAGCAGTGAAGAGGCAGAGAATGAGGAAgatgaggatgacactgaggaggCTGAAGAggacgaagaagaagaagaggagatgatGGTGCCTGGGATGGAAGGCAAAGAGGAG CCTGGCTCTGACAGTGGTACAACAGCAGTGGTGGCTCTGATACGAGGGAAGCAGTTGATTGTAGCCAATGCAGGAGACTCTCGCTGTGTGGTGTCTGAGGCTGGCAAAGCTTTAGACATGTCCTATGACCACAAACCAGAGGATGAAGTGGAGCTAGCACGCATCAAGAATGCTGGTGGCAAGGTCACCATGGATGGGCGAGTCAACGGGGGCCTCAACCTCTCCAGAGCCATTG GAGACCACTTCTACAAGAGAAACAAGAACTTGCCACCTGAGGAACAGATGATTTCAGCCCTTCCTGACATTAAGGTGCTGACTCTCACTGACGACCACGAATTCATGGTCATTGCCTGTGATGGCATCTG GAATGTGATGAGCAGCCAGGAAGTTATAGACTTTATTCAATCAAAGATCAGCCAGCGTGATGAAAATGGGGAGCTTCGGTTATTGTCATCTATCGTAGAAGAG CTGCTggatcagtgcctggcacctgaCACTTCTGGGGACGGTACAGGGTGTGACAACATGACCTGCATCATCATTTGCTTCAAGCCCCGAAATACAGCAGAGCTTCAGCCAGAGAGTGGCAAGAGGAAACTGGAGGGGGTGCTTTCTACTGAGGAGGCTGAAGAAAATGGCAACAGTGACAACAAGAAGAAGGCCAAGCGGGACTAG